In Ktedonobacteraceae bacterium, one genomic interval encodes:
- a CDS encoding glycosyltransferase: MNLLMISAHLPDPRTTAGERNYHFLQALAQHHTISLLSLVDSGDLQAHDVGKALQDLAYPVQLIPFQTPSLKRLRQLLSVARGKSFLLHLFLLPAMQSALDNMLASRHYDAVFFESSHVAGYRLPAGIKIIIDQHNIEHELLQLTYEHEKNPLRQWYNRHEYQLVKPAELQRCAKANLVLVTSERERLLLQQSLPQQRIEVVRTGIDVETFGEIDAVQVIPHQIVFTGTMNYYPNTNAVIFFAQHCWPIIRQHIPDATWHIVGRNPPPEVCSLAGLPGVTVTGPVRDIRPYLASSAVAIAPLQIGSGTRVKILEALAMRKAIVSTTVGYQGLVVEPGKHLLVADQPAEFASAVVELLRNPQLRMALGNAGRALVEAEYSWKTACAQLVRILDEFSNEAALARTHARRDEKQGSDH, translated from the coding sequence ATGAATCTGCTCATGATATCCGCCCATCTACCAGACCCGCGAACTACAGCCGGCGAGCGAAACTACCATTTTTTGCAAGCCCTGGCACAACACCATACCATCTCATTACTCAGCCTGGTAGATAGCGGCGATCTTCAAGCCCATGATGTGGGAAAAGCATTGCAAGATCTCGCCTATCCCGTGCAATTGATACCGTTTCAGACTCCTTCTCTTAAGCGTTTACGGCAATTGTTGAGCGTGGCTCGCGGAAAATCTTTCCTGCTGCATCTCTTTCTCCTGCCAGCAATGCAATCCGCCCTGGATAACATGCTCGCCAGCCGCCACTACGACGCCGTGTTTTTCGAAAGCTCGCACGTAGCCGGTTATCGCTTGCCGGCAGGCATCAAAATCATCATCGACCAGCATAATATTGAGCACGAACTCTTGCAGCTTACCTACGAACACGAAAAGAACCCGCTGCGTCAATGGTACAATCGCCACGAATACCAGCTCGTCAAACCCGCTGAACTGCAGCGTTGCGCCAAAGCCAACCTCGTCCTCGTCACCAGCGAACGCGAGCGCCTGCTCTTACAACAATCCTTGCCGCAGCAGCGCATCGAAGTCGTTCGCACAGGAATCGACGTTGAGACCTTTGGCGAGATTGACGCCGTACAAGTAATCCCCCACCAGATCGTCTTTACAGGAACAATGAACTACTATCCAAACACGAACGCAGTGATCTTCTTCGCCCAACACTGCTGGCCCATCATTCGACAACACATACCCGACGCCACCTGGCACATCGTCGGCAGAAATCCACCGCCGGAAGTTTGCAGCCTGGCCGGACTACCGGGCGTCACCGTCACAGGTCCCGTCCGTGATATACGCCCCTACCTGGCCTCATCCGCCGTAGCCATCGCCCCCTTGCAGATTGGCAGTGGCACGCGCGTCAAGATACTTGAAGCCCTCGCCATGCGCAAAGCCATCGTCTCCACCACTGTTGGTTATCAAGGGCTGGTCGTAGAGCCGGGCAAGCACCTGCTGGTAGCAGACCAGCCGGCGGAATTTGCTAGCGCAGTAGTGGAACTGCTGCGCAATCCCCAGCTGCGCATGGCCCTTGGAAATGCAGGTCGCGCCCTGGTAGAGGCCGAATACAGCTGGAAAACAGCCTGCGCCCAATTGGTGCGCATTCTAGACGAATTCAGCAATGAAGCGGCCCTGGCAAGAACTCATGCACGCCGGGACGAAAAGCAAGGCAGCGATCACTAA